The Methanobacterium lacus genome includes a region encoding these proteins:
- a CDS encoding Mov34/MPN/PAD-1 family protein, whose amino-acid sequence MFGLGKKKYKEVHVDHELVEEIIDIAKESYPNEFSAMLHGLVEDDILKIDELIFLPGAASESGAVMEIFMLPMLSDDVGSVHSHPGYSAEPSGADLQFFSKRGTFHMIIALPYTEDSIIAYNSYGEQIPFSIVRE is encoded by the coding sequence ATGTTTGGTTTAGGTAAAAAGAAGTATAAAGAGGTTCATGTGGATCATGAGCTTGTGGAAGAAATTATTGACATAGCAAAGGAATCGTATCCAAACGAATTCAGTGCAATGCTTCATGGTCTTGTTGAAGATGATATATTGAAGATCGATGAACTGATCTTCCTGCCTGGAGCAGCATCAGAATCTGGTGCAGTTATGGAAATATTCATGTTACCTATGTTGTCAGATGATGTGGGTTCAGTTCACAGTCATCCTGGTTACAGTGCCGAACCTTCAGGTGCGGATCTTCAATTCTTTTCTAAAAGAGGTACATTCCATATGATCATAGCCCTTCCCTACACTGAAGATAGTATTATAGCCTACAACAGTTACGGTGAGCAAATACCCTTTTCAATAGTTAGAGAATAA
- the serA gene encoding phosphoglycerate dehydrogenase, whose amino-acid sequence MDKKVLIADQINEKGIDELKDVAEIVSNFTISKEELVKEIADYDAIIVRSRTKVTREVIEAADKLKIIARAGVGVDNVDVQAATERGIMVINAPESTSITVAEHTMGLILSLSRKISIADSSVKDGKWEKSRFMGIELNGKTLGVIGMGRIGSQVVTRSKAFGMETVVYDPYITEKSASELGVTVVDLETLLKESDVMTIHVPLTPETKHLISKPQFEIMKENAIIINCARGGIINEEDLYEALSNNRIRGAGLDVYEVEPPENSPLFTLDNVVLTPHIAASTSEAQRDAAIIVANEIKKVFQGRSPKNVLNMPVLDPETFSMVKPYFGLIEKIGKFMIQTAKGNIKEIDVTYCGDLSELRKHDILTRMILQEVLNPILTEPVNLVNATSVAEKRGIIVTEGKRCDAKGYKNLIKVEMKSDFNDVSIEGIMADEPKIIMINGYQVDVETEGTMLISKYKDKPGVIGAIGTKIGKHNINIAKMQVGRKELGGEAVMVLKVDQQVPLNVIEELKQLEDVNDAVAVNL is encoded by the coding sequence ATGGATAAAAAAGTACTTATCGCTGATCAAATAAACGAAAAGGGAATAGATGAATTAAAAGATGTTGCTGAGATTGTAAGCAACTTCACAATTTCAAAAGAGGAATTGGTAAAGGAAATAGCAGATTATGATGCCATAATTGTAAGAAGCAGAACAAAAGTCACGAGGGAAGTGATTGAAGCTGCAGATAAATTGAAGATAATAGCCAGGGCAGGAGTGGGTGTGGACAACGTAGATGTTCAGGCAGCTACAGAACGTGGTATTATGGTGATAAACGCACCAGAATCAACATCCATCACAGTTGCAGAACACACCATGGGGCTAATACTTTCACTTTCACGTAAAATATCAATAGCAGACAGCTCAGTGAAGGATGGTAAATGGGAAAAAAGCAGGTTCATGGGTATAGAATTGAATGGAAAAACCCTAGGTGTTATTGGTATGGGCAGAATTGGAAGCCAAGTAGTTACCCGTTCAAAAGCTTTTGGAATGGAAACTGTTGTCTACGATCCATACATCACAGAAAAATCAGCATCTGAACTTGGAGTTACAGTGGTAGACCTGGAAACTCTCCTAAAGGAATCCGATGTCATGACCATACACGTGCCATTAACACCAGAAACAAAACACCTAATATCAAAGCCACAGTTTGAAATCATGAAGGAAAATGCAATTATCATAAACTGTGCAAGGGGCGGAATCATCAATGAAGAAGATCTCTACGAAGCCCTGTCAAACAACAGAATAAGAGGTGCTGGCCTGGATGTCTACGAAGTTGAACCTCCAGAAAACAGTCCATTATTCACCCTTGACAACGTGGTTTTAACTCCACACATAGCAGCTTCAACTTCAGAAGCACAAAGGGACGCTGCCATAATAGTGGCTAATGAGATTAAAAAAGTTTTCCAAGGCAGGTCTCCAAAAAATGTTTTAAACATGCCTGTATTGGATCCTGAAACCTTCTCCATGGTCAAGCCCTACTTCGGACTCATTGAAAAGATTGGCAAGTTCATGATTCAAACTGCAAAGGGAAATATAAAGGAGATCGATGTGACTTACTGCGGTGATCTCTCAGAGCTTAGAAAGCATGATATATTAACCCGTATGATACTTCAAGAAGTTTTAAATCCAATACTAACAGAACCAGTGAACCTTGTAAATGCAACATCAGTTGCTGAAAAACGGGGAATAATTGTGACTGAAGGTAAAAGATGTGATGCTAAGGGTTACAAAAATCTGATCAAGGTGGAAATGAAATCTGATTTCAACGATGTTAGTATTGAGGGAATTATGGCAGATGAACCTAAAATAATCATGATAAACGGCTACCAAGTAGATGTTGAAACTGAAGGCACCATGTTGATCTCCAAGTACAAAGATAAACCTGGAGTAATAGGAGCCATAGGAACAAAAATTGGTAAACACAACATAAACATAGCTAAAATGCAAGTTGGAAGAAAAGAACTTGGCGGAGAAGCTGTCATGGTTTTAAAGGTTGATCAGCAGGTTCCTTTAAATGTGATCGAAGAACTTAAACAGCTCGAAGATGTAAACGATGCTGTTGCAGTGAATCTTTAA
- a CDS encoding heavy metal-binding domain-containing protein, giving the protein MVSVDEFIIVSSNYVPGYEILETKGFVYGLTVRSRGVGGQLGAGIRSMFGGEIKEYVQMMQESRNEALERCIDHAREMGANAIISARFDSDAISDIMQEILAYGTAVVAQPVE; this is encoded by the coding sequence ATGGTTTCTGTCGATGAATTCATAATAGTTAGCTCAAATTATGTGCCGGGATATGAAATTTTAGAAACAAAGGGATTTGTGTATGGACTGACTGTTCGAAGTAGGGGTGTTGGAGGACAACTTGGTGCAGGTATCCGTTCCATGTTTGGAGGGGAAATAAAAGAATACGTTCAAATGATGCAGGAATCAAGGAATGAAGCTCTTGAAAGATGTATTGATCATGCTCGGGAAATGGGTGCAAATGCAATTATAAGTGCACGTTTTGATTCTGATGCAATTTCTGACATCATGCAAGAAATATTGGCCTATGGAACTGCAGTCGTTGCTCAACCGGTGGAATAA
- a CDS encoding transcriptional regulator — MQKANISPQRDQVLIEINDLLSNHGFETSNIYDRSCFDMVARKEFELLLLKILINIDGFTGSQAEEIKKVADTFLASPLVVGIKSKNEYLEEDVIYERHGIPVIARETLRNMVVDDIYPEVFADRGGYYVQIDGEIIKQVRETQNISRKDLADKAHVSKETIYKYERGMVRAFPETAMMLESILNMKITLSVNLLSVPEVEKRADVRDTNTPKPELSVENQTTLQNLGFGVISTNRTPFDALAKKESTGKLTKKDSTVITNLEKNRNQQMLKRMALNVKDLSGITGTDAVFLLEDKKPLKCIEGVPVVYNWEIKEMEHSKEFLKLVRERRDCN, encoded by the coding sequence ATGCAGAAAGCCAACATTTCACCCCAAAGGGATCAGGTCCTCATTGAGATAAATGATCTTCTCTCTAACCATGGATTTGAAACTTCTAATATATATGATAGAAGTTGTTTTGATATGGTGGCTAGAAAGGAATTTGAACTATTACTTTTGAAGATTCTGATTAATATAGATGGTTTCACAGGAAGCCAGGCAGAGGAAATAAAAAAGGTTGCCGACACATTTCTAGCATCACCCCTAGTTGTGGGAATAAAATCTAAAAATGAGTATCTTGAAGAAGACGTTATATATGAACGTCATGGTATTCCTGTTATTGCCAGGGAAACCCTCAGAAATATGGTTGTAGACGATATATATCCCGAGGTGTTTGCTGATCGTGGTGGTTACTACGTTCAGATCGATGGGGAAATAATTAAACAGGTTAGGGAAACTCAAAATATTTCCAGGAAAGATTTGGCTGATAAGGCCCATGTATCCAAGGAAACTATTTACAAATATGAACGTGGTATGGTAAGGGCATTCCCTGAAACTGCCATGATGCTTGAAAGCATACTTAACATGAAGATAACCCTCTCTGTAAATCTTTTAAGTGTTCCAGAAGTGGAGAAAAGGGCAGATGTTAGGGATACCAATACACCAAAACCAGAGTTGTCGGTGGAAAACCAGACTACACTCCAAAATTTGGGATTCGGAGTTATATCTACCAACAGAACCCCGTTTGATGCTCTGGCTAAAAAAGAAAGCACAGGCAAACTTACTAAAAAGGACAGTACAGTCATTACCAATTTAGAGAAGAACAGAAACCAACAGATGCTAAAACGAATGGCCCTAAATGTAAAAGATTTGTCAGGAATCACTGGAACAGATGCAGTATTTTTATTGGAAGATAAAAAACCATTGAAATGTATTGAAGGTGTGCCAGTTGTTTATAACTGGGAAATTAAAGAAATGGAACATTCAAAGGAGTTCCTAAAACTGGTTAGGGAACGGAGAGACTGTAACTAA
- a CDS encoding tRNA(Ile)(2)-agmatinylcytidine synthase has protein sequence MNDILLYVGIDDTDSSSGMCTTYVTCVIISKLKDYGFNISGYPRLIRLNPFARFKTRGNGALSFKLKLKTEKEVEEVKKLVLENVQTLSELQDEKTNPGVVFYQNDVTLELEEFADRTIRNIVSITETESILKNIGADYYKFKNGRGIIGALAAIGCNLTDQTFELLAYRTPENYGSKRRIDHESVVEMDTKTYPSTFDNLDHGYIAIEPHTPCPVLYGIRGENPDVLEQARTMVRVMEPVERHCIFQTNQHTDMHLKPIDNISDMEKFKCYIVNGKVMDKPHVIDGGHLIFRLEDESGNIECAAYEPTKQFRNYVRKLEPGDILEVYGGVGEGINNQGTLNIEKFQLKELAKTEKFVNPMCSCGKRMKSAGKNKGFKCPSCSKIERNGEKVAVEVPRNIEKGFYETPPSARRHLSKPLVRDGL, from the coding sequence ATGAACGATATATTATTATATGTTGGAATCGATGACACTGATTCCAGTTCTGGAATGTGTACTACCTATGTAACTTGTGTTATAATCTCCAAACTTAAAGATTACGGTTTTAATATTTCAGGATATCCCAGACTCATAAGGCTTAATCCGTTTGCAAGATTTAAAACCAGAGGAAACGGTGCACTATCCTTCAAATTAAAACTTAAAACAGAAAAAGAAGTTGAGGAAGTAAAAAAATTAGTATTAGAGAATGTTCAGACATTATCAGAACTTCAAGATGAAAAAACCAACCCTGGAGTTGTTTTCTACCAAAATGATGTCACACTTGAACTCGAGGAATTTGCAGACAGAACAATAAGGAACATAGTGTCAATAACAGAAACAGAATCCATTTTAAAGAATATTGGTGCTGACTACTACAAATTTAAAAATGGCAGGGGAATAATAGGTGCATTGGCAGCCATAGGATGCAACCTAACAGATCAAACCTTTGAGCTTCTGGCCTACAGAACTCCAGAGAACTACGGTTCAAAAAGAAGGATTGACCATGAATCTGTAGTTGAAATGGATACAAAAACATATCCTTCAACCTTTGACAATCTTGACCACGGATATATTGCAATAGAACCTCACACTCCCTGCCCTGTACTTTATGGAATAAGGGGCGAGAATCCTGATGTACTTGAACAGGCCAGAACAATGGTCCGTGTCATGGAACCAGTTGAAAGGCACTGCATCTTCCAAACCAACCAACATACAGACATGCACCTCAAACCCATAGACAATATTTCAGACATGGAGAAGTTCAAATGTTACATTGTAAATGGCAAGGTAATGGACAAACCCCATGTTATAGATGGGGGACATCTTATCTTCAGATTAGAAGATGAGTCAGGAAATATTGAATGTGCAGCATACGAACCAACCAAACAATTCAGAAATTACGTTCGAAAATTGGAACCTGGGGATATATTGGAGGTTTATGGAGGAGTTGGAGAAGGAATAAACAATCAAGGCACCCTTAACATAGAAAAATTCCAGTTAAAGGAACTTGCTAAAACAGAAAAATTTGTTAATCCAATGTGCAGCTGTGGAAAAAGAATGAAGTCAGCTGGAAAAAACAAAGGATTCAAATGTCCGAGCTGCAGTAAAATAGAAAGGAATGGAGAAAAAGTAGCGGTAGAAGTGCCTAGAAATATAGAAAAAGGATTTTACGAAACTCCTCCCTCTGCAAGAAGACATTTAAGCAAACCTTTAGTTAGAGATGGACTTTGA
- a CDS encoding MmgE/PrpD family protein: MITEDLASKIAEINYDELPKEVVSQAKLCFLDFLAVAMRGSNSPSGKIVKEIFNCAKDEVIVDLDKLSVMDAAFCNGVFAHSLDLDDGHRHAQLHPGCAVIPASLAAADFHKKTGKELLEAIVAGYQVSILMGKLSNPMHRNNGFHSTGTCGTLGAAAAVCKIMELNEEKIINALGLAGTQAAGLLESDHAGTMGKHLHAGKAAHAGVIAAVLAEKGFTGAKSIIDGKQGFYMAMVSDSDISILENSWKEMDKDRYHILDIYFKQYPLCRHLHSSIDAARFIKDKMETEGSNLDDIRRIYIKTYKIAAEHDNYQPETVEDLRQSLPFAVAISLIKGAPNTENMEITDLTRSLASKTVIETDAKLDGSYPSKRPSEISVETGNGVYNCQVDLPLGEPENPLDLQDLTQKFQELNPHVNVELMNPIEQIESIYIHDFMEMLNLNIK, from the coding sequence ATGATAACAGAAGATCTAGCCAGTAAAATAGCTGAAATAAACTATGATGAACTTCCAAAGGAAGTCGTATCCCAAGCAAAACTCTGTTTTTTAGATTTTTTAGCCGTGGCAATGAGGGGATCAAATAGTCCAAGCGGAAAAATAGTTAAAGAAATATTTAACTGCGCAAAAGATGAGGTAATAGTTGATTTAGACAAGTTAAGCGTAATGGATGCTGCTTTTTGTAATGGGGTCTTTGCGCACAGTCTTGATCTTGATGATGGTCACAGACATGCTCAACTTCACCCAGGATGTGCTGTTATCCCTGCTTCACTTGCGGCGGCTGATTTTCATAAAAAAACCGGCAAGGAACTGTTAGAAGCCATTGTTGCAGGTTATCAAGTTTCTATATTAATGGGAAAACTTTCAAACCCCATGCACAGAAATAATGGTTTTCACAGCACAGGAACCTGCGGCACATTGGGTGCTGCAGCAGCGGTATGTAAAATTATGGAACTCAACGAAGAAAAAATAATCAATGCACTGGGACTTGCAGGAACCCAGGCAGCGGGTTTGTTGGAATCTGATCATGCCGGGACTATGGGCAAACATCTGCATGCAGGAAAGGCTGCACATGCAGGAGTTATTGCCGCAGTACTGGCTGAAAAAGGATTTACAGGAGCTAAATCAATAATTGATGGAAAACAGGGTTTTTACATGGCAATGGTTTCAGATTCAGATATTTCAATCTTAGAAAACAGTTGGAAAGAAATGGATAAGGATCGCTATCATATTTTAGATATTTACTTCAAGCAGTATCCATTATGCAGACATTTACATTCTTCAATCGATGCAGCTAGGTTCATAAAGGATAAAATGGAAACAGAAGGTTCAAATTTAGATGATATTCGTAGAATATATATCAAAACATATAAAATTGCTGCTGAACACGATAATTACCAGCCAGAAACTGTTGAAGATTTAAGGCAGAGCCTTCCATTTGCAGTGGCAATAAGTCTAATAAAAGGAGCACCAAACACTGAAAACATGGAAATAACAGACTTAACAAGATCTTTAGCCTCAAAGACAGTCATTGAAACAGATGCTAAATTGGATGGATCGTACCCCTCTAAAAGACCATCTGAAATCAGTGTTGAAACTGGAAATGGGGTTTACAACTGCCAGGTAGATCTTCCCCTTGGAGAACCTGAAAATCCCCTGGATCTGCAGGACCTAACTCAAAAATTTCAAGAACTAAACCCCCACGTTAATGTTGAATTGATGAACCCAATCGAACAAATTGAATCTATATATATACATGATTTTATGGAGATGTTAAATCTTAATATTAAATAG
- a CDS encoding fumarate hydratase has product MDLINLVKDAVIDASTNFREDQLTAYKNAVKTETNPNARWVLELLLKNAEIASTNKVPLCDDTGVPHVLIEVGREVNLAPGFFEDITKGIEAGLKELPARPMAVKGNSIERIEQSQGLYNQPEMLPAPPFSVTGIKGDVVKIHVLMLGGGPEIRAHTYKVFHKRDHRKVFLEVLTWLRSEIAMLGCTPCIPAIGIGRTHFEASSLMLKAMAYGNLNIQSELENCMTGKLNNTNIGSLGIGGSVTALGSFIEVGPQRASGVRVVSMRPCCCVEPRRSTVQLSKFLE; this is encoded by the coding sequence ATGGACCTCATAAATTTAGTTAAAGATGCAGTAATCGATGCAAGCACCAATTTCCGTGAAGATCAGTTAACAGCCTATAAAAATGCTGTTAAAACTGAAACCAATCCCAATGCTCGGTGGGTATTGGAATTACTCTTAAAAAATGCAGAAATAGCAAGTACAAATAAAGTTCCGCTCTGTGATGATACCGGTGTTCCCCATGTTCTTATTGAAGTAGGTAGGGAAGTTAATTTGGCTCCTGGATTTTTTGAAGATATAACCAAGGGAATAGAAGCAGGATTGAAGGAACTTCCAGCAAGACCAATGGCAGTCAAGGGTAACTCAATAGAGAGAATTGAACAATCCCAAGGACTTTATAACCAGCCAGAAATGCTTCCAGCACCACCTTTTTCAGTAACAGGGATTAAGGGCGATGTTGTGAAAATTCATGTGTTGATGCTTGGGGGAGGGCCAGAAATTCGTGCCCATACATATAAGGTTTTCCACAAGAGGGATCATAGAAAAGTATTTTTAGAAGTATTAACATGGTTGAGATCAGAGATTGCAATGTTAGGATGCACACCGTGTATTCCTGCAATTGGCATTGGAAGAACTCATTTTGAAGCTTCATCGCTTATGCTGAAAGCTATGGCTTACGGCAACCTTAATATCCAGTCTGAATTGGAAAATTGTATGACTGGAAAATTGAACAATACAAATATAGGGTCGCTTGGAATTGGCGGTTCTGTAACTGCACTGGGATCTTTTATCGAAGTTGGGCCCCAACGGGCGAGTGGCGTTAGAGTAGTTTCTATGCGTCCATGTTGCTGTGTGGAGCCAAGACGATCCACTGTGCAACTATCCAAATTTTTGGAGTGA
- a CDS encoding citryl-CoA lyase has protein sequence MAIGRKTVENLLKLTNPKWKTSITRVEPNKLVTRGYSQEDLIGKISFPEMVYLLVNGELPSEIDSKMLEAVLVSFCDHGVTPPSTQVARLMASTGSSMKECVSGGLLSFGKFHAGAMERSMQMLQYLALNGVPEFRGPLKSGQDVKAVAEKVVDEYLSKNEKIPGYGHRYHSEDPRAAKLIQVAKKLECVGVHTQLALSIEEILYETKEIKMNIDGANAGILSDLGFDWKVGTGIFMMGRLPGIISHVFEEQTVETPFRKLIDTEEIHYSEKG, from the coding sequence ATGGCCATTGGTAGAAAAACCGTCGAAAATTTACTTAAATTAACTAATCCCAAATGGAAAACTTCCATTACTCGTGTTGAACCTAATAAATTGGTTACTCGAGGATATTCACAGGAAGATCTAATTGGTAAAATATCATTTCCTGAAATGGTTTATCTACTTGTTAACGGAGAATTGCCTTCAGAAATTGATTCTAAAATGTTAGAAGCTGTTCTAGTTTCTTTTTGTGATCATGGTGTAACACCACCCAGTACACAGGTTGCAAGATTGATGGCCTCGACAGGTTCATCAATGAAGGAGTGTGTGTCTGGAGGACTGCTTTCATTTGGCAAGTTCCATGCCGGAGCAATGGAAAGATCCATGCAGATGCTACAATATTTGGCATTGAATGGAGTTCCTGAATTCAGGGGTCCATTGAAATCTGGTCAGGACGTAAAAGCCGTTGCAGAAAAAGTGGTGGATGAATATTTATCTAAAAATGAGAAAATACCAGGATATGGGCATAGATATCATTCTGAAGATCCTAGGGCGGCTAAATTGATTCAAGTTGCCAAAAAATTGGAATGTGTAGGTGTTCACACTCAACTGGCTTTATCCATTGAAGAAATTTTATATGAAACCAAGGAAATAAAGATGAACATAGATGGTGCAAATGCAGGTATCTTATCAGATCTTGGTTTTGATTGGAAGGTTGGAACTGGAATTTTCATGATGGGAAGACTTCCCGGAATTATTTCACATGTTTTCGAAGAACAGACCGTTGAAACACCATTTAGAAAGTTAATTGACACTGAAGAAATTCACTATAGTGAAAAGGGGTGA
- the ahaH gene encoding ATP synthase archaeal subunit H: MTTISEAITTIKKAENDADKLIEDTNELKSERIEEARSKSKEIIAKSKEEASAEAENMAVEAETKAKKEALHISNTTSEEVRVTKSTAMNKVDEAADLIVKSIL; this comes from the coding sequence ATGACAACAATATCGGAAGCTATTACAACGATAAAAAAGGCTGAAAATGATGCTGACAAGTTAATAGAAGATACTAATGAATTAAAATCCGAAAGAATCGAAGAAGCCCGCTCAAAGTCCAAAGAAATCATAGCAAAATCAAAAGAAGAAGCTTCTGCTGAAGCCGAAAATATGGCTGTAGAAGCTGAAACCAAGGCCAAGAAAGAGGCCTTACATATTTCCAATACAACCAGTGAAGAAGTTCGAGTGACTAAAAGCACAGCAATGAATAAGGTTGACGAGGCAGCGGATTTAATAGTTAAAAGTATTTTATAG
- a CDS encoding V-type ATP synthase subunit I, with product MFKPARMKKLKVITLDKYADTAVNTLHDAGLVQIQDISERIQQDAEWKQILKPAHATPFLGKISSLLMKTTATSDFLSSVSRKDEGILAMAKGFINPPKIEKKEVEEVEVEELLKYAETFLDEVESKTKPLEENLNELESKLSNLETARKAAENLKNFDVDLAELTDTKFVSVIAGKISLTSYEEFKASMKDLPDEILVEDNDTEDKLYKILVVISLSKYGDEISTLLRKLEFERFDLSGISGKPEEILRNFESEKQAIIKQKEATLNELGAISEESLSDLIVLKELLEIEKQRSEIFSSFGETNNTVMLEGWVTKKNLEETLALIETTTEGYSIVEVSDPDVEKDEIPIHLDNPRFAKPYELFVNMYSPPDYREFDPTILMAIIFPFFFGFCLTDAGYGVVDALIGVVLIYGLGKNSKMMKNMGLILVACGVWAFILGMVTNGFIGDFFPRWILGGVALPTTIHSIDAFVHPENILYIALAIGVIHINMGLIIGAYNNITRGNVSDALGAQIVWFVLEAGIVAYVLTSSLYIAAPILVLSLIMLIYFNGAFGLMDLTGFLGNLLSYARLLALCLSTGGIAMTVNILTGLCDSMIPVVGVILAPLVFIGGHIANCAFQSLGAFINSLRLHYVEYFAQFYIGGSQKFRAFRTKRIHTDVGGK from the coding sequence ATGTTCAAGCCGGCGAGAATGAAAAAACTCAAGGTTATAACCTTGGATAAGTACGCAGACACTGCAGTGAATACTCTTCACGATGCAGGACTGGTACAGATCCAAGATATATCTGAGAGAATACAACAAGATGCAGAGTGGAAGCAAATTCTTAAACCCGCCCATGCAACTCCTTTTCTCGGCAAAATTTCCTCTCTTTTAATGAAAACAACTGCTACATCCGATTTTTTAAGTTCTGTTAGCAGGAAGGATGAGGGCATTTTAGCCATGGCCAAAGGATTTATTAATCCTCCCAAAATTGAGAAAAAGGAAGTTGAAGAGGTAGAGGTTGAAGAACTTCTGAAATATGCAGAAACTTTCCTTGATGAAGTAGAATCTAAAACCAAACCATTGGAAGAAAATTTAAATGAATTAGAATCTAAGCTTTCCAACCTGGAAACTGCTAGGAAGGCAGCAGAGAATTTGAAAAATTTCGATGTTGACCTTGCAGAATTGACAGATACAAAATTTGTTTCTGTTATTGCTGGAAAAATTTCTTTAACTTCCTATGAAGAGTTCAAGGCAAGTATGAAGGACCTGCCTGATGAGATCCTTGTTGAGGATAATGACACTGAAGATAAATTATACAAAATTTTGGTTGTTATTAGCCTGAGCAAGTATGGTGATGAGATTTCAACTTTACTTAGAAAACTCGAATTCGAAAGATTCGATCTATCAGGAATTTCTGGAAAACCAGAAGAAATTTTAAGAAACTTTGAATCTGAAAAACAAGCAATAATAAAACAAAAAGAAGCTACTTTAAACGAACTTGGAGCAATATCTGAGGAATCATTATCTGATCTCATTGTTTTAAAAGAACTTCTTGAAATTGAAAAACAAAGAAGCGAAATTTTTTCATCATTTGGTGAAACAAACAACACTGTAATGTTGGAGGGATGGGTAACAAAGAAAAATCTAGAAGAAACTCTGGCACTCATTGAAACCACTACTGAAGGATATTCCATAGTAGAAGTTTCAGATCCTGATGTTGAGAAAGATGAAATTCCAATTCATTTGGACAATCCTAGGTTTGCAAAACCCTACGAGCTTTTTGTTAATATGTACTCCCCACCAGATTACAGGGAGTTTGATCCAACCATACTCATGGCAATTATATTCCCATTCTTCTTTGGTTTCTGTTTAACAGATGCTGGTTATGGTGTGGTAGATGCATTAATTGGTGTAGTTTTAATTTATGGACTCGGTAAAAACAGCAAGATGATGAAAAACATGGGACTTATATTAGTTGCATGTGGTGTCTGGGCGTTTATACTGGGTATGGTTACCAATGGTTTCATTGGAGACTTTTTCCCAAGATGGATTCTTGGAGGAGTAGCACTACCAACAACTATACATTCCATAGACGCATTCGTACATCCAGAAAATATTTTATACATTGCACTAGCAATAGGTGTTATCCACATTAACATGGGTCTTATAATAGGTGCATACAACAACATCACCCGTGGAAATGTCAGTGATGCTTTAGGAGCACAAATAGTCTGGTTTGTTTTAGAAGCAGGAATTGTTGCATACGTACTAACAAGTTCATTATATATTGCAGCCCCGATACTCGTGTTAAGCCTTATAATGCTCATATACTTCAATGGAGCATTTGGTCTCATGGATCTCACAGGGTTCTTGGGAAACCTGTTATCATATGCAAGGCTTTTAGCACTTTGTCTTTCAACAGGCGGAATTGCTATGACTGTTAACATTTTAACAGGATTATGTGATAGTATGATACCTGTTGTTGGAGTAATATTGGCACCTCTAGTCTTTATTGGAGGTCACATAGCCAACTGTGCATTCCAGAGTCTGGGAGCATTTATAAATTCATTACGTTTGCATTATGTTGAGTACTTTGCTCAATTTTACATAGGTGGAAGTCAGAAGTTCAGGGCATTCCGTACAAAAAGAATACATACTGATGTAGGAGGTAAATAA
- a CDS encoding ATP synthase subunit K (produces ATP from ADP in the presence of a proton gradient across the membrane; the K subunit is a nonenzymatic component which binds the dimeric form by interacting with the G and E subunits) — MVEIVLGTALAAIGAGLAVGLAGLGSGIGQGIAAAGSVGAVAEDPDMFARGIIFTALPETQAIYGFLIAILLLVFSGIMNPSLTLNVSQGIIAVGAGAAIGFAGLGSGMGQGITASSSVGAVVEEPDMFARGIIFTALSETQAIYGFLIAILLMVFAKILGG, encoded by the coding sequence ATGGTAGAAATAGTATTAGGAACAGCATTAGCAGCAATCGGCGCAGGTCTAGCAGTCGGTTTAGCAGGATTAGGATCAGGTATAGGACAGGGTATTGCAGCAGCAGGGAGTGTAGGTGCAGTAGCAGAAGACCCTGATATGTTTGCAAGAGGTATCATATTTACAGCCCTTCCAGAAACACAGGCTATATACGGTTTTCTTATAGCTATCTTGCTCCTGGTTTTCTCAGGAATAATGAACCCTTCACTAACATTGAATGTTTCACAGGGTATAATAGCAGTTGGTGCAGGTGCAGCAATTGGATTTGCAGGTTTAGGTTCTGGTATGGGTCAAGGTATTACAGCATCCTCATCAGTAGGAGCTGTTGTTGAAGAACCAGACATGTTTGCAAGGGGTATTATATTTACAGCACTATCTGAAACACAGGCTATCTACGGTTTCCTTATAGCTATATTGCTTATGGTATTCGCTAAAATTCTTGGAGGATAA